A single Acidobacteriaceae bacterium DNA region contains:
- a CDS encoding efflux transporter outer membrane subunit, which translates to MTRRTQSLTLFAAPLLLAGCMVGPKYIVPKTGMAPSFKEAGPVPYKETAADGTTWQTATPEDAIPRGSWWTLFNDAELNTLEPKVEQANQTLKQADANLRAARAEINVRKADRFPTVGVNPVFGAQRYSGNPYFNPSPGFTPTQTVQYPFEVNYEVDLWGQVRHNIAAGKEEFQATAAERANVLLSLQAELAFDYFNLRTDDTLHQLLNDTVTQYKEAVRITTNRYNGGLAIKSDVTQAETQLQTAIVAASDVTIERAQYEHAIANLIGVAPASLTIPFSPLPEDTTPPVVPPGLPSELLERRPDVAAAERRANDANEAIGIAQAAFYPSINLSGALGFQSNAAVQSIFSPASVVYSLGPGLAYTFFDGGRRRGIKEESLALFDRNSATYKQTVLDAVQQVEDNLVSLRVLQQEAAQQRAGTTAAQESERIFNNRYVGGVDTYLQVVTAQTAALNSEVNDINILRRRMDDTVLLVKVLGGGWDRSQLPTP; encoded by the coding sequence ATGACGCGTCGCACTCAGTCCCTCACGCTCTTCGCAGCTCCGTTGCTTCTCGCCGGCTGCATGGTCGGTCCCAAGTACATCGTGCCGAAAACGGGGATGGCTCCCTCCTTCAAGGAGGCTGGCCCCGTGCCGTACAAGGAGACCGCGGCCGATGGAACCACATGGCAAACCGCCACGCCGGAAGACGCAATTCCCCGCGGCTCATGGTGGACGCTGTTCAATGATGCCGAGTTGAACACGCTCGAGCCGAAGGTCGAGCAGGCCAACCAGACACTCAAGCAGGCCGACGCCAACCTCCGCGCCGCACGCGCGGAAATCAACGTCCGCAAGGCCGACCGCTTCCCAACCGTCGGCGTCAACCCCGTCTTCGGAGCGCAGCGCTACTCCGGCAACCCCTACTTCAACCCGTCTCCAGGCTTCACGCCAACACAGACCGTGCAGTATCCGTTTGAGGTCAACTATGAGGTCGACCTCTGGGGACAGGTTCGTCACAACATCGCCGCCGGCAAAGAGGAGTTCCAGGCGACTGCGGCCGAGCGAGCGAACGTGCTGCTCTCTCTCCAGGCCGAGCTCGCCTTCGACTACTTCAACCTCCGCACCGACGACACGCTGCACCAGCTCCTCAACGACACTGTCACGCAATACAAGGAAGCTGTTCGCATCACCACCAACCGCTACAACGGCGGCCTCGCCATAAAGAGCGACGTTACCCAGGCCGAGACTCAGCTCCAGACTGCCATCGTTGCTGCGTCCGACGTCACTATCGAACGCGCGCAGTACGAGCACGCCATCGCAAACCTCATCGGCGTCGCGCCCGCCTCGCTCACAATTCCATTCTCTCCGCTGCCCGAGGACACCACACCTCCCGTTGTTCCCCCCGGTCTTCCCTCAGAGCTGCTCGAGCGCCGTCCTGATGTCGCCGCCGCTGAGCGCCGCGCCAACGATGCCAACGAAGCAATCGGCATCGCCCAGGCCGCCTTCTATCCCTCCATCAATCTCAGCGGAGCCCTTGGCTTTCAGTCGAACGCCGCCGTGCAATCCATCTTCTCGCCGGCAAGCGTCGTGTACTCGCTCGGCCCCGGCCTCGCGTACACCTTCTTCGACGGCGGCCGCCGCCGCGGAATTAAAGAAGAATCTCTCGCACTGTTCGACCGCAACTCCGCGACCTATAAGCAAACCGTTCTCGACGCCGTGCAGCAGGTTGAAGACAACCTCGTCTCCCTACGCGTTCTTCAGCAGGAAGCCGCGCAGCAGCGCGCTGGCACGACGGCAGCGCAGGAGTCCGAACGCATCTTCAACAACCGCTACGTCGGCGGCGTCGATACCTACCTCCAGGTCGTCACCGCCCAGACCGCCGCTCTCAACAGCGAAGTCAACGACATCAACATCCTTCGCCGCCGCATGGACGACACCGTTCTGCTCGTCAAAGTGCTGGGCGGCGGCTGGGACCGCTCACAGCTCCCGACGCCGTAA